A window of Sphingomonas adhaesiva contains these coding sequences:
- the metK gene encoding methionine adenosyltransferase — translation MRQSFIFTSESVSEGHPDKVADQISDAIVDLFLSKDPEARVACETLTTTQLVVLAGEIRGKGIMDADGNWAEGVKDEIEKAVRDTVKRIGYEQSGFHWQTFRFENNLHPQSAHIAMGVDESGNKDEGAGDQGIMFGYATDETPGLMPATLYYSHKILERMAADRHSGAAPFLEPDAKSQVTLQYENEMPVKATALVVSTQHSAELSNEAGQAKLRDYVKGVFADVLPEGWLPEEGKIYVNPTGLFEIGGPDGDAGVTGRKIIVDTYGGAAPHGGGAFSGKDPTKVDRSAAYVARYLAKNVVAAGLARRCTIQLSYAIGIAEPLSVYVDLHGTGTVEEAKLEAALPKLVRLTPKGIREHLKLNAPIYSKTAAYGHFGRDPEGALFTWEKTDLVDALKAAVA, via the coding sequence ATGCGTCAGTCGTTCATCTTCACCTCCGAGTCGGTGTCCGAGGGCCATCCGGACAAGGTCGCTGACCAGATTTCGGACGCCATCGTCGATCTGTTCCTGTCGAAGGACCCCGAGGCGCGCGTCGCGTGCGAGACGCTGACGACGACGCAGCTCGTCGTGCTGGCGGGCGAAATCCGCGGCAAGGGGATCATGGACGCCGACGGCAACTGGGCCGAGGGCGTGAAGGACGAGATCGAGAAGGCCGTCCGCGATACCGTGAAGCGCATCGGCTACGAGCAGTCGGGCTTCCACTGGCAGACCTTCCGTTTCGAGAACAACCTGCACCCGCAGTCGGCGCACATCGCGATGGGCGTGGACGAGAGCGGCAACAAGGACGAGGGCGCCGGCGACCAGGGCATCATGTTCGGCTATGCGACCGACGAGACGCCCGGCCTGATGCCCGCGACGCTCTATTACAGCCACAAGATCCTGGAGCGCATGGCCGCCGACCGCCACTCGGGCGCGGCGCCGTTCCTGGAGCCGGACGCCAAGAGCCAGGTGACGCTGCAATATGAGAACGAGATGCCGGTCAAGGCGACCGCGCTCGTCGTCTCGACCCAGCATTCGGCCGAGCTGTCGAACGAGGCGGGCCAGGCGAAGCTGCGCGATTATGTGAAGGGCGTCTTCGCCGACGTCCTGCCCGAGGGCTGGTTGCCCGAAGAGGGCAAGATCTACGTCAACCCGACCGGGCTGTTCGAGATCGGCGGGCCGGACGGCGACGCGGGGGTGACGGGCCGCAAGATCATCGTCGACACCTACGGCGGTGCCGCGCCGCACGGCGGCGGCGCGTTCAGCGGCAAGGACCCGACCAAGGTCGACCGCTCGGCCGCCTATGTCGCGCGCTATCTGGCGAAGAACGTCGTCGCCGCAGGGCTGGCGCGTCGCTGCACGATCCAGCTGTCCTACGCGATCGGCATCGCAGAGCCGCTGTCGGTCTATGTCGACCTGCACGGCACCGGCACCGTCGAGGAAGCGAAGCTGGAGGCCGCGCTGCCCAAGCTGGTCCGCCTGACGCCGAAGGGCATCCGCGAGCACCTGAAGCTCAACGCGCCGATCTATTCGAAGACCGCCGCCTACGGCCACTTCGGCCGCGACCCCGAGGGCGCGCTGTTCACCTGGGAAAAGACCGACCTGGTCGACGCGCTGAAGGCCGCCGTCGCCTGA